Sequence from the Janthinobacterium lividum genome:
CGGCAACCAGGCCAAGGCCGCCGAGCGCGCCCAGCACGCCAAGTCCGCCCAATCCGCCTGCCGCGCCGGCACCCGCGCCCGCGCCAGCCGATGCCCCGGCGACATCCACGACACTGCCGCTGGGGATCCCGGCGGCGCCAGCACCCGCGCCTGCCGCGCCGCCATTGTTGTCGCTTTGCGGCGTGCCGAGATCGGCGCTGCCGTTGCCGGCCTGGCCTGCTGCGGCGCCGCTGCCACCGCCACCGGCTGCCGCGGCGGCTGCCGCTACAGCGGCGGCCGCGCCCAGGGCGCCGGCATTGCCCGTATCGGCGCTTCCCGTGACTTCGACGACATTTTCAGGCGGCATGCTTTGGCTGGCATCGGCCCCTTGCACCAGTTCATCTTCGTCATACTGCTTGCGGTCGCCGTTTTTCGGGTTGGCGACTTTTTTTGCGGGCGTCGCGACCTTGGCGCCAAGGCCTTCGGCATTGACGGGAACTTGTGCTGGATTTTGGATGGTGGCCATTTTAAAGTCTCCGGAAGAGGTTGGATATTCGTTCAATTTTTTTAAGATATTAAAAAATCAGTAATGTATTTCGTTTCCTTGGTTACTCCGGCGTGGCTTGGGCCGTGGTCGAACTCTGATGTTGCCGATGTTGATAGTGGCAAGTAAAACATAATTGGAAAAAAATCGCTGACGTAAAAGAGCGCTTGATCCTTGATATTAAAAATACTAATTTTGCATTTGTTTTGCATGGCGCTTATTTCTCGTATTTTGCTTCGCCCGTAACTGGCTTGCTTTACGATATACACTGGCAGGATGGCATATTTACAGGATGTCCGCGCCTGCCCTCACTCTGATGGTAATTTCAATTTTGAAACTTTCAATTTCATTTTGATCATTTTCCATGACTCTATTCTGTCAAGCTTTGCGCAAGTGAATAATCACGTATTGTCACGAAACAGGGCTTTCCGGATGAATCTGCTGCCATGCGCCAGCATTTCTGCGCCTTTCATCTCAAAAATCGTCTCGCTATCGATCTGCTAGTTGTTGCTTTTTTGTCCGGTGATTATCAAATTTGATTGGTAATAAAATACGATAGGAATAATTATTTGTAATTTTTATATCTAATTAATACTATCGAATGAATAGTCTTTATTTGGTGAGGGAATTTATTACTGATTACTAGCAGTACGATAGTGATTGTTTTCGGCGGCGTAACAGGAGGAAATGAAAACGCCCCGGCGGGCGGGGCGTTTTTTACGGGGATGCGATGGTGCGCTGTCAGCCTTCCTCGCGCCAGCTTCGCAGGCGGATGGCGGCGTAAATCAGGGCCGCGCCTGCCGCTGCGCCCAGCCAGACGGCTGGCAAGGCCAGGCTGGACCAGGAATTGCTGAACACATCGATGCGCGTCATGTGCGATCCTCCCTCTGCCAGGGCGTGCATGCGTGGCAGCAGTTCGGGTTCGAACAGATACCAGCTGCCGGGAAGAGTGCCCAGCAGGGCGCGTCCGATGACATTCATCTGTATCCAGCTGACATCGCTTTCCGTCTGCGTCAGCTTGCCGGCCCAGACTGTCAGGATGAGCAGCAGCAGCGGCACGCCGACGGCCCACAGGAAGACTTTCGACTTGGCCCAACTCGATACCATCAGCAGCCAGCCCACCGTCGGCAAGGCCCACAGGCAATACACTGGCAGCAAGCCGAACACGCGCAGCGGTCCCAGGTAGAGGCCGGAAGAGCCGAGCAGTTCGGCAAACACGTGGATGCCGTTGGCCGCCAGCACGCCGCTGAGGATCAGGATCAGGGCCAGCGACGTCAGGCTGGCGGCAGCGGCCACGATCAGCGGCGCGACCAGCAGGGCGATGGCCGCTTTCGACAGCACCGTCTGCGCATCCGAGACGGGCAGCGATTTCCAGAACAGCACGCTGCGGTCGCGGCGGTCGTCATGCAGGGCGCTCAGGCAATAGAAGAACACGAGGAAGCCCAGTGCCAGGAACAGCGGCGCGGCCGCATACGTATAGTTATTGGCGACGGCGTCGATGATTTCCGTGCGGCGCGGGCCGAAGGTGCGCGTATTGAAAACGGTGCTCCAGGAAATTTCCTCGCCATTGACGATGAGCGCCGTGTGCATTTTGGTCTTTGCGACGGTCGCGGCTGCCATCAGGGCGCCCAGCACCGTCATGACGACACCGATCAGGGCAGGCGTCCACAGCAGCATGCCCTTGTGTTCCCACAACTCGCGCCGGATCAGCCATTGCATCTTGTTTACAGGGGAAATACTCATTGGTACGATCCTTTCATGGTCGCGACAAACAGGTCAGCCAGGCTGGGCGTGCGTATTTCGCCGAGTGCGGCCAGCTGGGTGCGGGCGACGCCGTCGAACAGCATCACCGACTTGCCGAACACGCTGCGTTCGCTGATCGGCTGCAGAGCACGCGCTGGATTGACGTGCTGCGGGCCCACCATCACCTCGATGTAGCGCTCGCCCACTTCTTCCATGCTGGACGCCAGTACGATCTTGCCGTCACGAATGAACATCAGGTCGCTGAGGATGTGTTCCACTTCCTCGATCTGGTGCGTGGTGATGACGATGGTCTTGTTTTCATCGAAATAGTCTTCCAGCAAGTTCTGGTAAAACTGCTTGCGGTACAGGATGTCCAGGCCCAGGGTCGGCTCGTCGAGCACCAGCAGTTTGGCATCGATGGCCATCACGAGCGCCAGGTGCAGCTGCACCACCATGCCCTTCGACATGGCCTTGACCTTCATCTTCGGCGACAGCTTGGTGTGGGCCAGGTAGCGTTCGGCCTTGCTGCGGTCGAAACGTGGATGCACGCCAGCAACGAAATCGATGGCGTCGGCGACGCGCAGCCAGCTTGGCAGGATGGCCACGTCGGCGATGAAGCACACGTCTTCCATCAGCGCATCGCGCTGCACGCGGGGATCGCGCCCCAGCACCGACAAGTCGCCATCGAAGCCCGTCAGGCCCAGGATGGCTTTCAGGGTGGTGGTCTTGCCGGAACCGTTAGGGCCGATCAAGCCGACGATGCGCCCCGGCGCGATATCGAAGCTGATGCCATCGATGGCCACCTGCTTGCCATACTGCTTGCGCAGGCCGCGCGCGCTGATGACGCTGTCCTTGTTCAATGCATTCATGCGTTCTCTCCGTGTGCGCCGGCATCGCGGCTCGCTTGCAGCAGTTGATCGAGGTCCAGGCCCAGGCGGGTGATGTGTTCCAGCAAGGCTGGCCATTCCTCGCGCAGGAAGCGCTCGCGTTCACTGGCCAGCAATTTGTCGCGGGCGCCTTCCAAGACATACATACCGAGTCCTCTGCGTTTTTCCACCAGGGCATCGTCGACCAGTTCCTGGTAGGCGCGCGAAACCGTGATGGGATTCAATTGATAGTCGGCCGCCACCTGGCGCACCGAGGGCAAGGCGTCGCCGGACTGCAGCACGCCATCGAGCATCATGCCCACCACCCTGGCCTTGAGCTGGCGGTAGATGGGGCTATTGTCGTTCCATTCCGCGCTCATGGGATGCGCTCCCACAAGGGCGGTGCGGTGCGGCGCATAAAAAGTGCTGTAGGCATCGAAGCTCCGTGATGTATTGAGTTGGTGTTGTAGTTAACTATAGCAGTGAAAATATAAATGTCAACAGTTCGATGATTTCTAATCATGTGGAAACTATAATGTTGCGTGTTTGAGAAAATTATTTGATAGCTTCTGGCGAATATCGTCGCCACTGACCATGAAAGCAGCAATGATCAATCGATATGACGAGTTGCAAAACCTGTTCAGACGCGCCAGCTGTGGCATCGCCCTGCTGGCCGGACTGAGCGCCTGTGGCGGCGGTTCCGGCGGCGGCACGGCCACGCCCGTAGCACCTGTCGAAACGCCACGATACCTGCTGGGAGGCACGGTCAGCGGCTTGCTGCCAGGCGCCAGCGTCGTGCTGGCAAACGGCGCGGATAAAGTAACCGTCACGGCCAACGGTGCGTTCAGTTTTGCCGGCAAAGTGGCGGCGGGCGCCAGTTATGAAGGTAAGGTCGACAGCGCCTCCGAGGGGCTAGGCTGCAGCATTGCGCAAGGCTCTGCGACGATGGGCAATGCTGACGTCAGTACGCTCGCCGTGCGTTGTCTGCCCGTCGTGCTGGCCGGGATGCAGGAGAAAATCCAGCTGCTGGCAGGTATGGTCAGCGATGCTACTGGGAACTACTATATCGCCGATGCGGGCAATCAAGTGATCCATAAACTGGGTGCCGATGGCACCTTGAGCGTGTATGCAGGCGTGATGGGCAAGCGTGGCGTAGATGATGGCCCGGTGTCGAGCGCCACGTTTTCCTTTATCGCAGGTTCTCGATTGGCAATTGATCGCCAGGCGAATCTCTATGTGAGTGACTACTGTCACGCCGTCTTGCGCAAGATCACGCCAGCAGGCATGGTTAGTACGGTTGCCGGCCAGCGGCGCAGCAGTTGTGAGGTTGATGATCTTGAGCCGGCCTCTGCGTATGTAGATGGACAGAAGGAGCAAGCCCGTTTTGGCTTGCCTGGCAGCATGGCCATCGATGTGAACGGTGATGTACTGCTGGTCGATGCACACAAAAATACCATACGCCGCGTCACGGAGAACGGCGTGGTCAGCACTTTGGCGTGGGCATTTGCTCCCATGCCTGAAGTCAATAGCAACTATCAAAGCGTGGGCCGATTGGCGATTGATCCTGCTGGAAACGTGTATTTTAGCGATGTGACTGGAGGTTATTTATTCCGCATCCAGAATGGCATAGCGGTCAAGGTGGCGGGGAACCGCTCGCAGAATTCTTCTGCCGACGGTATCGGTGGCGCTGCCAGCTTTTCCCGCATTCGCGGCATGCAGTTCAACCGCGATGGCGAGTTACTGCTGGCCGATGGCGGCAGCATTCGGAAAGTGCAGGTAGATGGCAGGGTGAGCACCGTGCTCGGTGCTGGCATGCCTGATGCGAACGGTCAGGCACCAGGCTTCAAGCAGCTCACTGAAATGGTGCTGGAGCCTTCCGGTGCCATGGTCGTGTATGACCTGGGCCGGCATATGCTGCGCAGGTTGGATCAGGATGGAAAGCTGTCGACTCTGACAGCCTTGCCGGGACATATCGGCCTCGTCGATGGCGTTGGCGCTGCGGCGCGCCTGACGTTGGGCTACGCGAGAGCCGTCGTGGCCGATGGAGCGGGGAATGTCTACCTGGCCGATGATGTCAACAAGGTCATCCGTCGCGTGACGCCCGATGGCCAGGTCAGTATCTTTGCGGGTATTGCGGGAAAAGACGGCGGGGTCGATGGCGGGCGTGGCACCGCGACCTTGGAGGGGCCGGTGGCCATGGCGTTCGACAAGGAAGGCAACCTGTATTTTGCTGACCAGTTCCATGGGCAGCCTCGGCTCGTGTTACGCAAGATTAACAAGCAGGGCGAGGTATCCAGTATTGATTATTTACCAACTTCGCATGGCACGCGCTTCGCGCTGGCGATAGACCAGCAAAACAATATTTATTGGGTGCACAATGTAGGCAATGGTATCTACCGGCGCCCTCCGGGCGGCGAGTTTGCCCTGTTTATGTCATACGATAATGCCATGAAGGCACTAAATGGAAAGACAGGCACGCGCGACTATATTTCAGCCGCCAGCCTGACCATCGACCGCCGCGGAGCGCTCTACTTTGAAGATGTCCAGCATCATGTGATCTTCAAGGTGGCCCAGAATGGGGATGTCAGCCATTTTGCCGGCACTTCCTTGCGGAGCGATGGAAAAGATGGTCCGCCGGGAACCGGAAGTCTGATGGCTAGTGACTATTTTCCATTGGCAATAGATGCCAACGACAATCTGTACACGGGTGGTCAAGACGGCATACGCAGAATCGACAGTGCAGGGGTAATTTCTACGACGCAACTAGGCTGGGGTTCTCCTGTACTGAGCACTTTCGCCATTGGCAATGGCGTGCTGTATGGCTTTACCGCGCAGGCCGTGATCCAGGCACCCTTACCCTAGGGAAGCAATTGCACGGCTGGCGCCCCCCCTCAGCCGCGCCTGCAAATCCAGCGCATTGAACAGGGCGGCCCCGGCCGCCGTGTTGTCGAAGATGCACCAGCTGTCCGCATGCGCTGGTGTGTGCAATTCAGCGGCCAGCGCCGTGAGGTAGTCGGCCCGGTAGTCGGAATAATATATTTTCGGGCTGCCGTGCAGGCGCAGGTAGGCCACGCTGGTCGTCGGTACGTGCGGCCCCGGCTGTCCCGCAGGCGGATCGGCGCGCACGCGCGTGATGCGCTGCATCGTTAACAGCTCGGTTGCGCCTGCCTCGAACCAGCTGGGATGGCGCGCTTCGCACGCGAGCATGCCGTCGAAGCGCTGGCGCAGGGCAAGGAAAAATGCGGCGGCCACGTCCGCCTCGAAACGCAGGCTGGGCGGCAGCTGCACCAGCACGCAGCCCAGTTTATTCCCCAGTTGCATGACTTCTCCCGCAAAGCGTTCCAGTTCGGCTGCACAGTCGCACAAGCGCCGCTCGTGCGTGATGCTGCGTGGTAATTTCACGCTGAAGCGGAAATGGGCGGGCACGCTGTCGGCCCAGCGCGCGTAAGTGGCGCTCTGGTGCGGGCGGTAGAACGAGCTGTTGATTTCCACGCAGGGCAAGACCTGGGCATAGCGCTGCAGATGGCTGCCATCGAGGGGGAAGTGGCTGGCGGCGGCGCTGGATAGGCTCCAGCCGGCCGTGCCGATGTAAACAGTGTGCATGGCGCCATTACAGCAGGGCCAGTCGGGCGCGGCTATCGGACAAACGCCCGTGCGGCAGTCGGTGCAAGCCTAGTCGATGATGTCGCCGTTCAAGTCGTGGCGCGTGATGTTGCCGCGCGCATCGATGGCGATCCAGCCGCCGCGCGGCTGTTGCGGCGGCGTCACGTCGCATTCCCAGTCGGGCAAGACATAGCGCAAGGTATTGTCGACCTGGTGCAGGGCAGGGCGGTGCGTGTGGCCGTGGATCATGACGGTGCTCGCGTGTTCGGCAAATACTTGCGCGACAGCATCGGGCGTGACATCCATGATGTCCATGGATTTTTCGCCATTATGCTGGCGGCTGCTCTGACGCAATCCGTCGATGATGGCCTTGCGCTGCGTCAGCGGCATGGAGAGGAACTGTTTTTGCCAGGCGGGCTGGCGTACCATGGCGCGAAACTCCATGTAGCTGACGTCTTTCGTGCATTCGGCGTCGCCATGCAGCAAGACGATGCGCTGGCCGGCAATCGTGGCCACGTGCGGTTCGCTGAGCAGGGTGGCGCCGGCGGCGGCGGCAAAGCCGGAGCCGACGAGAAAGTCGCGGTTGCCGGCGATCCAATAGACGTGCACGCCCGCATCGCTGACGGCGCGGATGGCGGCCGTCATGCGCGCGTTGAACGGGTCTTCCAGGTCATCGTCGCCGGCC
This genomic interval carries:
- a CDS encoding UDP-2,3-diacylglucosamine diphosphatase, producing the protein MPAALFISDLHLQSSHPRTSAAFLSFLEHHAQYAQALYLLGDLFEYWAGDDDLEDPFNARMTAAIRAVSDAGVHVYWIAGNRDFLVGSGFAAAAGATLLSEPHVATIAGQRIVLLHGDAECTKDVSYMEFRAMVRQPAWQKQFLSMPLTQRKAIIDGLRQSSRQHNGEKSMDIMDVTPDAVAQVFAEHASTVMIHGHTHRPALHQVDNTLRYVLPDWECDVTPPQQPRGGWIAIDARGNITRHDLNGDIID
- a CDS encoding DUF72 domain-containing protein, producing the protein MHTVYIGTAGWSLSSAAASHFPLDGSHLQRYAQVLPCVEINSSFYRPHQSATYARWADSVPAHFRFSVKLPRSITHERRLCDCAAELERFAGEVMQLGNKLGCVLVQLPPSLRFEADVAAAFFLALRQRFDGMLACEARHPSWFEAGATELLTMQRITRVRADPPAGQPGPHVPTTSVAYLRLHGSPKIYYSDYRADYLTALAAELHTPAHADSWCIFDNTAAGAALFNALDLQARLRGGASRAIASLG
- a CDS encoding GntR family transcriptional regulator — encoded protein: MSAEWNDNSPIYRQLKARVVGMMLDGVLQSGDALPSVRQVAADYQLNPITVSRAYQELVDDALVEKRRGLGMYVLEGARDKLLASERERFLREEWPALLEHITRLGLDLDQLLQASRDAGAHGENA
- a CDS encoding ABC transporter ATP-binding protein gives rise to the protein MNALNKDSVISARGLRKQYGKQVAIDGISFDIAPGRIVGLIGPNGSGKTTTLKAILGLTGFDGDLSVLGRDPRVQRDALMEDVCFIADVAILPSWLRVADAIDFVAGVHPRFDRSKAERYLAHTKLSPKMKVKAMSKGMVVQLHLALVMAIDAKLLVLDEPTLGLDILYRKQFYQNLLEDYFDENKTIVITTHQIEEVEHILSDLMFIRDGKIVLASSMEEVGERYIEVMVGPQHVNPARALQPISERSVFGKSVMLFDGVARTQLAALGEIRTPSLADLFVATMKGSYQ